Part of the Mycteria americana isolate JAX WOST 10 ecotype Jacksonville Zoo and Gardens chromosome 10, USCA_MyAme_1.0, whole genome shotgun sequence genome, tgttgatctgctggaggggaggaaggctctgcagagggacctggacaggctggatcgatgggccgaggtcaattgtatggggttcaacaaggctcagtgctgggtcctgcacttgggccacagcaaccccatgcaacgctacaggcttggggaagagtggctggaaagctgcctggcagagaaggacctgggggtgttggtcgacagccgcctgaatatgagccagcagtgtgcccaggtggccaagaaagccaatggcatcctggcttgtatcagaaacagtgtggccagcaggactggggcagtgatcgtgcccctgtactcggcactggtgaggccgcacctcgaatgctgtgttcagtgttgggccccccactcccagagagacattgaggggctggagcgtgtccagagaagggcaacggagctggggaagggtctggagcacaaggctgatggggagcagctgagggacctggggttgttcagcctggagaaaaggaggctgaggggagacctcatcgctctctacaactgcctgaaaggagggtgtagagaggtggggtcggtctcttctcccaggtcacaagtgatgggacgagacgaaatggcctcaagttgcgccaggggaggtttagactggatattgggaaattttacttcactgaaagggttatcaagcactggaacaggctgcccagggaagtggtggagtcaccatccctggaggtatttaaaagacgtgtagacgtggtgcttctGGTCATGGTTGAGTGATGGACTTGGCACTGCTacgttaacggttggacttgatgatcttaaaggtcttttccaacctaaacgattctatgattctgtgattctaggaaCAAGTGCCCTCAAGCCCCCACCTTGCAATAAAAGGTTTCCACTCAAGAGCCAtctgcttctttttatttgcagGCTCGAGTCATTTTGACATTGTTTCatctgcaaagacaaaaagatacatcattttgccaattttttttttttttctttagaccaagaaacagctgcagcacagacagtTAGTGAGGTCTCAAGGGCTTCGGTGGTTGTAAAGGGGTGCCAGAGGTGTGTGCGTGGCTGGGTTCGGGGACATCCTGTGTGGGGTGACAGGCAATAGGCAGGGGGGATAAATAACGAGCATCACCAAAAGACTAAAAAAATCCCATTGCGTTTAAACCACGGAGCTGAAACCCTAATCCCCAGAAGAATGATCGAAAATTACACTATTTGTCTTCTGCTGAAACACATCCATCGGGCACTTGGATTTATTCTTGGGGCTTTGGGCACATCTCCATAACATCTATCTCCCCGCTAGTTTACATATTCCCGCTCTACAGCCGTGCTGTCCCAGGGTGGCAGCCCCCAGCTGTGCTGGATGCACCGGTTATCAGCTGCTAGCGAAGCAATTCATCTCTCCCAGGTGAGGGAAAGCAGACATACGTGGTTTGCAGTGGCAGTTTAgtcattgtctttattttttaactgagttCTCTGATTCCACAAACACACTGTTTTCAGGTTTCTGCTTTAAAACCCCAACTCGCCCATCCATCCCTCATCTTCTTATTTCCCCTAGCTCAGAAACAGCCACCCGCCGCTCTGCAGGGCTACCAGCCTCTCAAAACGCACGTATCACCCCAAAACCGCTGCCAGCCACAGCCGGGCCACGGTGACAGCATGTCTATGAAATAGCTGGATCTTGATGAACAGCCTGAGACCCACCAGCCCATCCATAACGTCTGCTCCTGCGGTGAAATGCCTTGGTAAGTCTGCAGAGCCGATGTGTGCAGCCTTCAGGACAGGGATTTAATaacttagtaatttttttcttccaaggatCATTTATTAGCTCCTTACAGAGCTGTTTGCTTCTCACTCAGAAAGTAAAGCCAacattctttgtgtgtgtgtggctatAACGCCATTAAACTTCGTGAAAACCCACCAGCTATGATTTGGCCCCAGGTATGTACAattgaggaggaaaacaaaagcagcgTTTTCTTGCTCGCCTGCGGACCTCAGGAGCCTGGCGGGCTCTTGTTGCAGCGTGTCCTGGCTGGACGTGGCTCTTGGACGTGGTCACATCCTCCATGGAGCCAGAGGTTTGTGCCAGGTGATGAATGGTTTGGACATCCACCAAAATCTCCTCCGAGCCATTCTGAAATCTTAAAATGCAGATTGATGTCACTGGGACCAATCGGGAAGTCCTGGGTAAAGGGGGAggaaagcttttgctttgctcttggggttttttgggtttttgttgttgtttttttttttttttttaatttaatgaattcTTTTGCTTCAGTAGATTTTGAGATGGGAACACTGCTGGGAAACGAGAGGCTGAAGTACCGCACGTAGGGATGGCAGTGTGAAATGTTCCGGGGCAGAGTGTTTACAAAATTCAACTGAGCGATTCATGAGCGGTTCCTTGTCCCCCAAATAGTACTTTTTAGCAAATGCAGAGTTTAGATTAGCCAGCAAGCCCGCTTTGGGATGGGTGGCAGAAAGACCTGACACCTCATCGTGTCCTGGCACATCTTGTGCGTGGCGAGGCGTGGAGCCGGGTCATTCCCATGGCAACATTGCCAGCGCTGGACCAGGGAAGGTATATGTCAGTTGTTAAGTGGTACTGACACTAATTACATAATTAGCTGTGTTAAAAGTCATGTCTGGTAGCATCTACTTTGTTTCCAGGGTGACTAAAACACCATAAATAATGATGTCCAGCAGTGTTTCCATAGAGCCACTGTCCCCAgcaagagcagggcagagggtccTTCATGGTCAATGGGCAGGAGACGAACATGTCAGAAGTTTCCATTCTGCTTCCCAAACCGGCAAAACCAAGATCGCCGAATCTTGCCCTGACAaagggagcagctccaggctgggacCTTCTTCCTTGGCTTGCCACAGGTAGGTGGTGTGTAAATACATCAAGAGTTTGGTCACCAGAAACTCATGAGCAGGAACCCAAACCTCGGTTCTTGCTTCCAGCCCTTCCCGAAGCCgactgggaggagagggagattttccagtgaaaatcGTTGATTTGTCAAAATGGGGAAGAGCATGGTTTTAACCTGCTTCAGCCAAAGGTTTCTGGTAGAGAACCACTTCTTTGGCAGCTTGCCACACGGGCAGGGGAGCTCAGAAATCCAGATCGATGGGTATCATCACCCCACCACGTGTCGCACATGTCCCCTGGCCCCTGGGGATCACCAACGTGGGGAAATCCTTGTGGGTCCCCCAACTCCTCGCACCTTTGCCACGCACTCACCCCTGGCTGTTGTCCGTCTTCCCAgctgtagttttcattttaaattgcagGTTTGTCTCAGAAGTGTGGAGTTTATCACGGATCTGACGTCCTGATGGTCCTTGCCTGGGGGATGCCCATGCTTTAAACAGGCAAGGGCTCGGGAAGGAATCTGTCCACAGGACAAGAATCGCTCACGCACACTCGTTTTGCTGTGTTTCCAAGAGGCTGTGGTTTGCAATTTCAATTATTTCGACTTTTTGCTGAAACAGAGCGCTCGATTCGGTTCAGCTGCTCCGCTACCTCCATTAATGCTGCGTACTTCATTTTCAGGCTGATTAAATGCACATATTCCCCTTCTCATTTTAACAGCCGAGCAAACCGATTCACGTAAGGGGGCAAAAGCAGGTGACTGCCAGCCATGAGCTGCAGCAGCCGGGGTCGAGCCGTGCCCCCGGCGCTTGCACGAGGCTGAGCTGCTGGAGGGCCCATCGGCATGGGCTCTAACGACCAGCTCGGGTGAGGCTTCGGATGGGaaacagggagaagagaggaggaggaggacacgcattttcaaatgaaaagcaacCTCAAAATCTTCCATTCCTGTtaaatcagaagcagaaagccaCGTGCACAAGGCTGAGCCTGATCCAACCCTTATCAATATTGAAGGGAGGATTTCTAATGACTTCCAGTGGCTCTAAAATTGGCTTTTACAGTGTCCAAGATGCAACCgcaactgaaaaaaccccaaagcctctATCTTAATTGTTCTCTTATTTACTCCAGTCTTCTTACGTACTTTTTATTGAGCTCTACAACTTAATACTGTAAAACCGTAGTCAACCGCTGTTAGCACGAGCTGCACGAAACCTATACATGCAGAGTTTCCAGCTCTGCCGTCTTTCAAAGCATAGACATATGCAGAGGAGGGGGTTACTGCTCCGGTTCAGGGGGTGGACTATCAGGGCAGAGCCAGGAAAGACTTTTCCATGGATTTTAAGCAACCTGAGAGCCCTTCGGACTGATTGCCCACCCTCTACAAGGGTTTGAAGACCTAGTGCCGTTAAAGTCAACAGAGCTAAACTGCTAATCAAATCTGTGATATTTTTCAAGCAGGTGTTAAGGAAAATGCTGTGTCCTTCAAACTAATTCCCCTCCACCATTTTAACTCAGAAGTTGTTCGCTGGGAGAACTGCTGCTTGGGCGAACGCAACCGCTGAGACACTCCGATAGTTACCAGGAGGTGGCATTTCAGGgggatgtgtttttattttcatgctgccATTGCACAAAGACTCCGCATATCAGCGAAGGAAGGTAGAGAAGTGCGCAGTTATTTAAGAGGGGATGAGCAACGAAATAATAATACATGAAAATAGGCCCGTGCCTTGGGAATTCACAGTTATACAACAACGAGGAGACAGTTAAATTCATCACACCTCAGCGCCAGCAGTGACCACGTCTATATTCAGTGCATACACACATTTGCCCAGACCATAGCACGAGCCCCGAATGGATCCCCCTCCCTTTGCCGTCACGGGACCCAGCTGCCACGGCAACATTTCATTAGTCAGCCtcactttataaaataaattcttttccttttgttgtttaaCACAAACGTACTGACTAATACACTGTTACGCCAATCCGAATCACTATGAAAACCAAGATACCCTTAGATTGTTTGCATTCCGCTATTTAACATCACTAACGGGAGAAGTTGatgaggtttttttatatttcccaAACTCTGAATTGTTTGGGATGGGGTTCCCCGTCATATTGGCCCTGCAGAACCCTCAGGATGAGGTGTGTACATTGCAGATGTATACATTGCACGTGTCGGAGGGAGGTTTTTGACACTCAGTGCTTTAAGCCCTAAGGATATCCCAGCACAAAAGGGGAGGTAAAAGAGGGAGCaaaagcggggcgggggggaagaaagTGCCAGAAACAAAGTAAGCAAGAAgcgaacaaaaaatatttttaatctaaagaTGTTAAATGCAAGTTTTAATAAAGACAAATCACTCGGTTTTTAAACCTGAAGAACAAAACCACTTccgattttaaaatatttttggttttattatgttttattgtaGCTCTGCTTCATAGTCTAACTTAATAACCTTGTTGACTCCAAGGGGAGCCAAACTTTTACCTAAAACATGCTTCTCTCACgggtttttgttagtttttgtaCTATCACCTGTTTTCTTGTTATGACCTTACTTAGTatccatgggggaaaaaaaaaaaaggtcacatttcagttcagaaaagcacATAAACGTGCACCGGGATGCGTCTCTGTGGGTAGCCTCCGTGGTGGAAGCCGTATGAAGCACGTGCCTGGCTCGCACGTTGGATGTAAAGACTTCTGACGCTCTTGTTTCCTATAATAAGAGTTGGGATATTCATTGACTGAATACATTATTTAATGAAAGAGCTAATCGATGCAATAAATTATTTAGAGTTTAGTATTAGACCAGCTGTGCTTGTCCCACACTATTAAATTTGACAGCTGCGATGTTGTTTCTTACGGTCATCTTTCTGCCTCGTGATTGAAAACATGACTGAGTGTTCGGGCTGGAACTTATAGTTTAATCAACTTCTAAAGAAGCGTAACGAGTTGTTTGTACTTCAATACGAGAAGTTCACAGCTCTTTCTTCTGACCTGATGGGGTATATAAGCCGTTCAAGGCAGGTAATGAATCCAGACCCTTGATTGGAAAATGTCATTACCTGGGAGCTGCCAGGGATAAGCAGGCAATACAATAAAAAGAGATATATTTCAACATCCGTTTTGATCCTTTAGGCAAAACTACGAGCCGCAATTTCAGCCTATCGTCTGGAAAATGTCAGGAGCTGATAAAACGCTGGAGGAAGAAATTGTTGGCATAAACGGTGAGAGCACCGCAGGGTTGCGGCCGCATCTTGAGCCGAGAGTTGTCGTGCTCCCAGCACCGCCTCTCCTCCGCGGGGAGACCGGGACGGCAAAGCCGGCACCGGGCAGCTGCCGAGGATGCCGAAATGCCTCCGGTTGCATGTGTGCAGAAATACAGGAACATATGGGCAGCATCATGTTCCTGTCTATTCCAGAAAGCAAACCAGGAGGAGTGCGAAATAAATTCCTATCAACAACAGGATGAGACTATTTACAGGAAAACGAAATATAGGATGGGGGAAAAGGGGCTCCTGTTGGAGGGCAGGGCTTGCGAGGGAGCAGGGCGGCATCTCGGTGGGGTTTGCTACGCTGTCTGTATTCACATACACCCAGCATAcaaggaaaatataataaaaaattacattaaccTGTGTACATGCAAGCACACACTTGCACATAAACATATATGCACGTGATCTGGATCCAGTTCTctggagggctttttttttttttttattttgtaatacataGCTGAGTGAGCAGCCTTTGAGTGTAATTATTACGGTATTGAATTGCTTTCCATGGTAACTAATTGCGATTTCAGAAACACAGGTTCTGCAACGGTACAAGATGAAATGGAGCTGAATATGGAAGCAGCTGGTAAGAAGAAAATCACTTGCTTATGAAATAGTATTTAATGATGGAGACTGATGGAGCAGAAAAAATGGGGGTGGCAGggactagaaaacaaaacagccctcCCTTGCCTTCATGTATTTCCTCAGATTTTGAATTCCTCACGAAAGTGTCTGGTGAATATTTAAGGAAAGGAAACCCCCCTATGTGGGCTGCCTTCCCATTTCCCACTTACCGCTTTATTAAGAGGCAGACTATTAAAAATCTGGCTGTATCAAAGAAAAGAAACGGTCAGGAAATGAAATTATGATTAAATGGTTATTACTggttaaaaaaaggggaaggCTTTTACAACAATGTATCCATTCCACTAAGAAAAACAGGTGAAAGAGCATGTTTTgagcaatgttaaaaaaaagaaaaggtttcccCAGGCTGTGGGTGTCTCGCTGCCCTCCCGCACCCAGAGCTCGGGACGGCACGGGGTGCGCAAGGGAGAGCTGAACGGAGCCGGCCATGCCCGCATGAAGCGAAGTGGTAAACCATCGAAGACCATTTTGAGTCAATTTATGAGCGTCACTAAAGCACAGAGGAGATTTGCAGATTCCCCCGCACAACAGGTTGCCattccccttcccatccctttaATCTCATCAGGCGTTTGATAGCAAAGGGGCTTTGGGGTGCAGCGCAAAGGGGCTGGCGAGGGCGAGGGGTCCTCTCCGGCATCCTCGCGCTGCCGAGGCACGCCAGACCCCGCTGCTTTTCCTCCCCGTTTCCACCAAATGGCAGCATCTTTGCCGCATGCGAACCGCAGCAGAGTCTCGATACTGCACGGTCAACACCGCAAGAGGCTAAAAGGCAATAAACACCCAAGTCAGGAATTTCTGAGCTCTCACATGGGGCTAAAACCTCCGGcatgctccttcccctcctctgtaAGGCACCGGGAGGGTCCGCCGgacctgaccccccccccccaggaagaAAGAACACTATTGTCTTGTCCTTTCTTAAAATTACGATTGAATTAATAAGCAGTAATCCAAAACCCAGCCCATGaaacaacaaccacaaaaaaaaccaaacacccccaaacacccccaagCCAGAAAAGCCAAGTAAGCAACCAGAAATCTGACTGTGGTGAGTGGGGTTATATCGCCCAACTGAAAACTCAGAGTTTGTAGGAGTTTCTCTAACCTTGGTCCAACGTCAGCTGGCATTGGCCATGTTCATACTGGACAGAAATTCTACAGCTGGGATAAATATATGTTTAGATTTATGGGAATGTGCACTCAGAGCaggtgaaatgtatttttaggtATACGTTAAGTCAACTCATTTGTcaagtattaattttatttacccAGCAGACAGTCATGTTTTTATTATGTAAATGTATATCTAGGCACTTAAAATGTGAGCATTTGACACAAGCCTGTTTGACAACTAGCGTAGAGCCGTTAAAATATATCGAAGATATTAATGATATTCAATCCGGTCATTCTGTAACCTTCAGTGTAGGTCTGACAGCGGATCAGTGGTAAGTCCGAGTTGGTGGTTTATTGACCTAACGAACCGTAACTGCATCTTTAGCACTCTTGCGGTTAAAACACGCCAGCTTGGCTGCTAGAAGAAGGCTGCATGCTCGAATTGACGCCCAACCAGAATAATGAAAGTATTACAAGCAAACCATACATTAAAcaagaaagttattttaatgaTCGCTCCCCAAATACCCAAAGGCACTAGTCAACACTGTGGACTAATGACCTACAAATCTGTGTGATTAGTACACATTTTTAGCATCACAATATTTTTTCAACAGCTTCGGATGGCACATTCAGTGAAATACTTCTTTCGTCTGCAACAGCTTTGTCCTGAATACCCTTCCATTCGTTTAGTTTAACAGAAAAACATCCCAAACAAAAACTGAGCTGGAAGAATCATGCTGACCTGCCAAACTCTCTTTGCTGTCCTTTCTCCAGATATCTCTGCAAATCGTATTGAATACACACCTGGGTAACTCCGAATTTATGTTGATGTAAGTCCTCTAACATCAGTCAAATTACACAGCTAGACAACCGAAGTGACGCGGTGGTAAATCAGATCCATTACTTCACAGATCTGCAGGCTCAGTGTAACACAACAGACGATAGAACAGCTCGACTGAGGacagttttacatttcttttatccATTGCAAAAACCTTTGTAATGTGTCGAGTCTAAAGCtcacaaattacattttaaaggaacTACCATAAAGTATATGCTTCAAACAGACCTTTTACAATATAACACAAAAGTCAAATGACATTTTTTAGGAAAGCACTTAAAACTTTAACACGTAGGTCCTGACAACATTAGATTACTTTAAGCTGTAAACCTTAAGAAGTTTTAGGTGattaaataaaatcagcattACAATTTCCAGGTATTACAATTATTGAACAGATTGTAACAACAAGATATAATTATAATGTAAACATGAAGCTCAGGAGACTGGTGCTGAGAAAACTCTCTCAATTCTTTGTGGATTTATATCTGCACATAGTAAAATCTGCAACGACTGGGAAGAGGTTACAATATTCCGTCTGACATATTGGTATCAGTGTTTTGCAAGCAGCAGTCTATACAATGTCATCCCCATTTTAATATTAGTTTACAGAATCACTACTACCTTGAAAAAAACTCTCCAGGTCAAATACTGCTGCCAGGTATCAATATAACatttggaaggaaatatttaaaaccgTCAGATTTTGTTAATTGCCCGTGTCCGTGTAGATATGTGAGATTTTATATATGTTACTGTATATAAAATCATAAACCTCACTTAGCCTCCAAAATTGAACTACCTCTAGGTAAGAAATACAAGACCTTTTTCAATAAATTTAAAGGGTTTATTTATACCTGAGACATTTTTGCATATTGATGTCTTTGTACCTTTACCTGTAGGTACTCACCTAAGTCCTTTACTCTTTTCCGGGGTCTCACACAAAGCCCACTAGAGTTAGGTGGATTCTTCCCCCTAACTCCATGGGCTTTGGCTGAGTCCTTCCTTATCTAACCTGGATGTACAAACAGAGACATAACAGAATTAAatatctatatttaaataaacagttgCTGTACAAGTGGACAGGCTGGTTTATACAAATCCAGAGCTAGTTCACCATTCCTGATACTTTTCACAATGTCGGATTCAAAAAAGAATTGTAGTCCTTTATACAGGGTGATATATGTTTCTACTTGTTGGTTAAAAAACAACGTTTTGAAATGTTTCTCCAGGTAATGGATCACTGGCTATACATGACATGTTGGAACTGCTCCTTCTTGGCTGACTTTCCTGGTTCTTGAGAAGATCAACCCATTTCTCCACCCAGCAAGCAAGGAAACCAGGAGCGGAGGAGTAATAAGTTGATGTAGCTACATTACATTAAGGTCACAGGTCAATGCCGACGGACTaagatttttcaaacaaatttagGGAGTTTAGGAGCCCAGATCTTCCTGAAACTCAAGCCATTTGGATGCCTAACTCCCACAGATCCATCGGGAAGTCCCggctgtgcccagcccagctTTCGGCTCTTCAGCCCTGCAGATCACACGTGCTGAGCGTTGAAGCACAAGCGTTAGCAGGGACATAACCTACATAAGGCTCTTACAGAATTTCACAGTGCTATTTAATTTGGCAAATACCAAACTAAATTTAAAGGTTCCCTTTGTAATCTAAacagctcaattaaaaaaaaaacaacaaaaaccaaaccaccattTTTCACTCCATTTTGCTTCTGACAGGGGGAATTCCCTCAAAGTGCTTACATGCAAATCTAGTGTTACCATATTTGATAACATAGCAATTAGAATTGCCGATTTTATTAAACGTAGTTTAGCCAATGGAAAGATACTAatggaagtgaaataaaatgtgcttttagACACGGAATTGGACACActtgaaaaatcagcaaaaataataGTACTATACTCATGAAAGACATCACAAAATGAATCAGCTTCCAAGTAGATTAGTATACCCTTCTTATGTTGCAGAAACATTGTTTTTTGCactatattttacagaaaagagtTGACTTTAGTGATGATGGTCAGCAAAGTTGTCTTTAAACAGCTCTTTGTTCTACTGTACAGGCATATaatgggaaaaaggaaagctACATTTCACTGGCAATAGGACTTCATAGACCTtagaaattttagaaatgtttgatttaaaaTAGTGGTATGTAGCatatttctgtgtaaaataaatCACTCTTTCCCAAGTAGCAGAAATTTCTAAGACCTGACACCTGTTGTAAATAGATAAAATGTAGTCAGTGTTTTTACAGATGACAAGGAGGACACCCAGTGATGTACCAGGAATGAACCCGTCGTGTGACACAGTGGCGTGTTAAGCATCAGATGTAAGAAACTCTACTGCTTGCATTTCCAGTTGGCTGTTCCGATTTTACAACCGCACCCATGCTAAatctccttttcattactatCCCTTCTTGTACCATATCCAGCAGCTAAACCGAAGGAGTTTTGGTGAGGACACCTTAGATCCATCTGTCCCAAACCTGCTCGTGCTGAAGCAAGTGGTCCGAACCTCTCTGACCTTCAGTGCTACGGACACTTTGCGACCCATCGGTGGAGCACCAAGGGCATACGTTTCCCTTTCCATAATTCAGGAGCTCTCTAGCATGATTGCCAACAGCATTGCAACTTTCACGGAGCAACTGGCACAGGGAGGCACTTATGTGACATGTTTAAAACTTATCTTTGGTAAACACTCACAGACACAAAAACTTGTAACTAATGTTTTACTTCCTGATCGTAAGAGAAATCTTCATTTGCTACTAGTGTACGTGTGCAGGTATCTAAACATATACAGGACATTGctagtataaaatattttttcaaatgccaCTGCCAAGGATTTGTTTTCATTCACCTAAACCCAACGCAGtcctgggctttttgttttttttcctgaatccaTTTATTATGCATTAAAGCATCTCTGATCGATAACAAATTAGCAATAGAAAGCAAGCCCTATGTGCTCAATTTTCACCTTCTTTCTCATTCTATTACCTTGTTTTTCAAGACCAATTTAATCAGAATAGTTGTATCTCTTACAACTTTCATTATCTGTGAGGCAGATCCTGGGGTCCAACGCTGCATTACTCAAGCAGCCAAATCTCTCACTTGGATCAGTGGAAAGTTTGGATACACAAAAATGCTGAGTCTGCTCTTGGTAGGGATGCTTCCTGCTAACCGTTACTAAACAGTACTCTGGCGAGGAGAGGGACCTCACGTCTCTAATTGGACCTGCAGAGCGACCCGACCGGAGCCTGTAAAGCAGAGCTCAAACCACCAAGAGACAGCCCATCAAGGCGTATTTTCAAAAGGTGCTGCAAATAAATGTTGCTGGAACTGCATGGGTATAACTGATGGATGATCTACGTTAATGTACCCAGAACACTATCACTTCTAAAATCAGGCATTTCTACTGAGAGGTATTTTAttggcttaatttttaatttacactATTTAAATTTTGCTTAAGAATTTTTTAGAACCCGGAACTTagtgcatttcattttataaaattagaataatttatATCCTCCtcttttcattggaaaaaaaaaaaaagtatagccCAAACACACGTAGGGGTATAAATATTTCATGAATGATAGCCGTTTCACTTATTTTACGATCTGCTTAACAGTGATTTAGACATTGATCAACCCAATAACTTTGGCAACTTGCACAAAAATATGTCCTTAAATCAAAAGTGATGATAAAACTTGCTTTAATGACGCCTTTATTACGGAGAGaactggaaagagagaggaatgtAAGTGCTGAGGAGGCTACCGTGGTCCTAAACCATGCTGCTTTGCATTTGTATGTGAAACGGGTATGGCTGGTAGATGATAGGTGGTTGTCCGTGAGCAATGTAGTAattgctgaagtttctgtcaCTGATATATGGAGCAGGCTGATAATAGCATGTTACATTGGCTGCATTTGGGATGATATTTTGTTCTCCGAGTACTTTTAAAGCCAGAATTGTGATCATATTTAGCGTTTGTCTTCGTTCATGTCCCATGAGACAGACTGTGCTCTCATTTACAACTCCACGCAGAGTCATCAAGTAGTCATActtgctcttctcttccccaaTGAAGTGGTTGCGCAGATATGACTCAATTTTCCTTTGCTGCTCAGCAACATCTGGAAAATCAATGAAGAACCTGGAGCACATGTAACGTTCCAGAGATTTAATTTCAGCCTCATCTGCTGGCTTGAAGTCACGAACCAGGAGGTTGCTGTACTTCAGGAGGCCACCTCCTCTGATTTCCTCCGGGTTCCTTGTGGAAATCAGTTTGTATTTTAAGTGGTCCATTGCTTCGTTGAAGTCTCCATACATGCTCTCGGCGATGACAGTGGGGTGAGAGTCTTCTGTCAGTTTGCAGTCTGTTGCTCTGTAAACATTTAGTATGGAGTCCAGTATGATTTGGAAGGAGTCCACGCTAAACTCAAACTGCCGTCTGAGCGAGTTGACGAACTTTAATTCTACATTCTTGCCGCTGTTGTTTGACAGTGAGATGAGACTCCAGCGATCGTGGTCAGTGGAGACTTTGACCATCTTCTGCACATAGGCATCTTTCATGGTCTGAGCGGTGATTTTTTCCTTATTAACACATTTTGGCAAGAAGTCCAACAGGCAATTAAGAACTGCTTCCTTAACAACCTGGAACTCGAGCTCACTTGGAAGTTCCACCCCAAAAATGATGTCTAGGTCCTTGTAACTGGTTCCATTCTGCTTTACTAGGATGTGACTGGCTGTCGAACCGTTCAGGCGGATATCTCTAACGTTGATTTGCTTTTCAATGAGCTGTTCCTTTACCACGTGAATGATATCCTTTGGCTTTACAT contains:
- the TENT5D gene encoding terminal nucleotidyltransferase 5D isoform X2, whose amino-acid sequence is MTEDLDHRFSSLTWDQIKILDQVLAEVIPIHGRGNFPTLDVKPKDIIHVVKEQLIEKQINVRDIRLNGSTASHILVKQNGTSYKDLDIIFGVELPSELEFQVVKEAVLNCLLDFLPKCVNKEKITAQTMKDAYVQKMVKVSTDHDRWSLISLSNNSGKNVELKFVNSLRRQFEFSVDSFQIILDSILNVYRATDCKLTEDSHPTVIAESMYGDFNEAMDHLKYKLISTRNPEEIRGGGLLKYSNLLVRDFKPADEAEIKSLERYMCSRFFIDFPDVAEQQRKIESYLRNHFIGEEKSKYDYLMTLRGVVNESTVCLMGHERRQTLNMITILALKVLGEQNIIPNAANVTCYYQPAPYISDRNFSNYYIAHGQPPIIYQPYPFHIQMQSSMV
- the TENT5D gene encoding terminal nucleotidyltransferase 5D isoform X1 translates to MLHVKEHMECVRRDRLLAKPWWREILVRQLKATQQPSASPLPEGLCCSYPTDITMTEDLDHRFSSLTWDQIKILDQVLAEVIPIHGRGNFPTLDVKPKDIIHVVKEQLIEKQINVRDIRLNGSTASHILVKQNGTSYKDLDIIFGVELPSELEFQVVKEAVLNCLLDFLPKCVNKEKITAQTMKDAYVQKMVKVSTDHDRWSLISLSNNSGKNVELKFVNSLRRQFEFSVDSFQIILDSILNVYRATDCKLTEDSHPTVIAESMYGDFNEAMDHLKYKLISTRNPEEIRGGGLLKYSNLLVRDFKPADEAEIKSLERYMCSRFFIDFPDVAEQQRKIESYLRNHFIGEEKSKYDYLMTLRGVVNESTVCLMGHERRQTLNMITILALKVLGEQNIIPNAANVTCYYQPAPYISDRNFSNYYIAHGQPPIIYQPYPFHIQMQSSMV